The following are encoded together in the Roseofilum reptotaenium CS-1145 genome:
- a CDS encoding class I SAM-dependent methyltransferase: MTQTWNSELYESKHYYVSQLATDLVTQLAPKPGELILDLGCGTGHLTAKIAESGATVIGCDNSGSMIAQAQANYPQIEFKLENGEQLSETHVFDAIFSNAALHWMTNAQAVVQGIQNALKPGGRFVAEFGGKGNVQAIVTAVEETLAAQGYSAPQKNWYFPTISEYASLLENNGLEVRFAQLFNRPTVLEGEDGLRNWIAMFASHLLSPVPLNEREELLNSIETTLQTHLYQQNSWFADYRRLRIEAIKN, translated from the coding sequence ATGACCCAAACTTGGAATAGCGAACTTTACGAGAGCAAACATTACTATGTTTCTCAACTGGCAACAGACTTAGTTACCCAACTTGCCCCCAAACCTGGAGAACTTATCCTCGACCTCGGTTGTGGAACGGGTCATTTAACCGCTAAAATTGCCGAGTCTGGAGCCACGGTTATCGGCTGCGATAATTCTGGGTCTATGATTGCCCAAGCTCAGGCGAATTATCCCCAAATTGAGTTTAAGTTAGAGAATGGGGAACAGTTATCCGAAACTCACGTTTTTGATGCTATTTTTTCCAATGCCGCACTCCATTGGATGACGAATGCACAAGCCGTAGTTCAAGGCATCCAAAATGCCCTGAAACCGGGTGGACGGTTTGTGGCAGAATTTGGCGGGAAAGGGAATGTGCAAGCGATTGTTACTGCTGTTGAAGAAACCTTAGCTGCTCAAGGTTATTCTGCACCCCAAAAAAATTGGTATTTTCCTACTATTTCTGAATATGCATCCCTGCTCGAAAATAATGGTTTAGAAGTGAGATTTGCCCAACTGTTCAATCGCCCAACAGTATTAGAGGGCGAGGACGGTTTACGGAATTGGATCGCAATGTTTGCCTCTCACTTACTCTCCCCCGTTCCCCTCAATGAGCGAGAAGAACTCTTAAACAGCATTGAAACCACTTTGCAAACCCATCTGTATCAACAGAACAGTTGGTTTGCCGATTATCGCCGCCTACGAATCGAAGCAATTAAAAATTAA
- the gatA gene encoding Asp-tRNA(Asn)/Glu-tRNA(Gln) amidotransferase subunit GatA, whose protein sequence is MASIRELHQQLVTKERSAVELAQEALDRIETLEPKLHSFLAVMGEQALTQAKAVDEKIAAGDEIGPLTGIPIAVKDNMCTPGVPTTCASKILQNFVPPYESTVTQKLKDAGAVIVGKTNLDEFAMGSSTENSAYQLTANPWDITRVPGGSSGGSAAAVAGSECPVSLGSDTGGSIRLPASFCGIVGLKPTYGLVSRYGLVAYASSLDQIGPFGRTVEDAAIVLEAIAGYDPKDSTSLNVKIPSYSHLLRPNLRSKGRLRIGIITETFGTGLDPEVDEAVKKAISHLQDLGAEIQTISCPNFRYGLPAYYIIAPSEASANLARYDGVKYGFRAEEGDNLLSMYEKTRAQGFGQEVKRRIMIGTYALSAGYYDAYYLKAQKVRTLIKKDFQKAFAAVDLLVSPTAPTTAFKAGEKTKDPISMYLSDLMTIPVNLAGLPGLSIPCGFDRQGLPIGLQLISDVLREDLLLQVAHTYEQTTSWHLKQPSL, encoded by the coding sequence ATGGCATCCATCCGCGAGTTGCACCAACAGCTTGTGACGAAAGAGCGATCGGCAGTAGAATTGGCCCAAGAGGCACTCGATCGCATTGAAACCCTAGAACCGAAGCTTCATAGTTTTTTGGCGGTGATGGGAGAACAAGCTCTAACCCAAGCCAAGGCTGTTGATGAGAAAATAGCAGCCGGAGACGAGATCGGGCCGTTGACGGGTATTCCGATCGCTGTTAAAGATAATATGTGTACCCCTGGAGTGCCCACGACTTGTGCCTCCAAGATTCTCCAGAACTTTGTCCCCCCCTACGAATCTACGGTGACTCAAAAGCTCAAAGACGCAGGAGCGGTTATCGTCGGTAAAACTAATCTGGATGAGTTTGCCATGGGTAGCTCCACGGAAAACTCCGCCTATCAACTCACCGCTAACCCCTGGGATATAACCCGCGTTCCGGGAGGATCATCCGGAGGTTCTGCGGCGGCTGTCGCTGGCTCAGAATGCCCTGTATCCCTCGGCTCGGACACTGGGGGGTCGATTCGGCTTCCAGCTTCGTTTTGCGGCATTGTCGGCTTAAAACCGACGTATGGGTTAGTGTCCCGATATGGTTTGGTTGCTTATGCCTCATCGTTGGATCAAATTGGGCCCTTTGGACGTACAGTTGAAGATGCGGCTATTGTCTTAGAGGCGATCGCCGGTTACGATCCCAAAGACTCCACCAGCCTCAATGTCAAAATTCCCTCCTACAGCCATTTACTCAGACCCAATCTCAGATCGAAAGGGCGGCTCAGAATTGGGATTATCACCGAAACCTTTGGCACAGGATTAGATCCAGAAGTCGATGAAGCGGTGAAAAAAGCCATTAGTCATCTACAAGATTTAGGGGCAGAAATTCAAACCATTTCTTGTCCTAACTTCCGCTATGGTTTACCAGCCTATTATATTATCGCCCCCTCTGAAGCATCGGCGAACCTAGCCCGCTATGATGGAGTAAAATACGGATTTCGTGCCGAAGAGGGGGATAACCTACTCTCCATGTATGAAAAAACCCGCGCCCAAGGATTCGGTCAAGAAGTGAAACGGCGGATTATGATTGGAACCTATGCCCTATCTGCGGGATATTATGATGCCTACTATCTCAAAGCCCAGAAGGTACGCACGTTGATTAAAAAAGACTTTCAAAAAGCGTTTGCGGCTGTTGATTTATTGGTTTCTCCCACTGCTCCGACTACCGCATTTAAGGCGGGTGAAAAAACGAAAGATCCCATTAGCATGTATCTCTCAGATTTAATGACCATTCCCGTTAATTTAGCTGGTTTGCCTGGGTTGAGCATTCCCTGCGGATTCGATCGACAAGGACTACCGATTGGACTACAATTAATCTCTGATGTATTGCGCGAAGATTTATTATTGCAAGTTGCCCACACCTACGAACAAACCACAAGCTGGCACTTAAAGCAACCCTCTCTGTAA
- a CDS encoding alpha/beta hydrolase yields MLRVLFHQELWIFLAGLAIAYGGLCWYFWATQTRLIFFPVEEITRTPADIGLDYEEVWVESVEPGVKLHGWWIPNERSDRLLLYLHGNSDNIGTNVYHSGRFYHLGFSVFLFDYRGYGQSKGEFPTEKQVYEDTDTIWKYLVNERGIAPEQIVVYGHSLGGAIAIELATKHPEISHLIIEGSFTSLRRMGDYRYPLLNILPIDLLLQNQFNSRAKVPQLKMPTLFIHGQQDSAVPFFMSEELFAAAPEPKELWLFPPGDHTTVAPLAGEEYFKTVREFVNLPVFPIPSHYLNPPK; encoded by the coding sequence ATGTTGAGGGTTTTATTTCATCAAGAATTATGGATTTTTTTGGCCGGTTTGGCGATCGCCTATGGAGGGCTGTGTTGGTATTTTTGGGCGACCCAAACTCGGTTAATTTTTTTTCCCGTGGAAGAAATTACTCGCACCCCAGCCGATATCGGTTTAGACTATGAAGAGGTTTGGGTGGAGTCCGTAGAACCAGGAGTTAAGTTACATGGATGGTGGATTCCCAATGAAAGAAGCGATCGCCTGCTGCTCTATCTCCACGGTAACTCTGATAACATCGGTACAAACGTCTATCACTCTGGCCGATTTTACCATCTCGGCTTTTCCGTATTCCTCTTTGATTATCGCGGATATGGTCAATCCAAGGGCGAATTTCCCACGGAGAAACAGGTTTATGAAGATACGGATACCATCTGGAAATACTTGGTGAACGAGCGGGGGATAGCACCAGAACAGATTGTAGTGTATGGTCATTCTCTAGGAGGCGCGATCGCGATCGAATTAGCTACCAAACACCCGGAAATTTCCCATCTGATCATTGAAGGATCGTTTACTTCCCTGCGACGAATGGGGGATTATCGCTATCCTTTACTAAACATCTTACCCATCGATCTTTTATTGCAAAATCAATTTAATTCCCGGGCAAAAGTTCCTCAATTAAAAATGCCCACCCTCTTCATTCATGGACAACAAGATAGCGCTGTTCCTTTCTTTATGAGCGAAGAACTTTTTGCTGCGGCTCCTGAACCCAAAGAACTCTGGCTTTTTCCCCCTGGCGATCATACCACCGTTGCCCCTTTAGCTGGAGAAGAATACTTCAAAACCGTCCGTGAATTTGTAAACCTGCCCGTTTTTCCCATTCCCAGCCATTATCTCAATCCGCCAAAATAA
- a CDS encoding DNA cytosine methyltransferase: MSRPIAVDLFAGAGGMTLGFEQAGFDILASVEIDPIHCGVHEYNFPHWTILCANISQITAAEIREQSAIGKKPIDVVFGGPPCQGFSVIGKRALDDPRNGLVYHFIRLVADLQPKFFVMENVKGMAIGPHRLFIEEIIEKFAYHDYQVQNRVLNARDYGVPQNRERLFLLGCRQDLSPPQFPLPLTQFTLTQTSNNAPYFDSHPTVKDAIGGLPKLYRYPELETRDWVKAAFRNYSQYGKLLHGMLRLVDDYSYTRKYDKTLLTSSLKTHHTPKSIQRFKATKPGKIEPISRFLRLDPKGLCNTLRAGTPSDRGGYTSPRPIHPFEPRCITVREAARLHSYPDWFRFHRTKWHGFRQVGNSVPPFLAKAVAAEICKVLGYSPVRPRKTIQLDRTHLLEWDSTKAARSIQSRKSP, encoded by the coding sequence GTGTCTAGACCGATCGCTGTAGATTTATTTGCCGGTGCAGGAGGAATGACCCTAGGTTTTGAGCAAGCGGGGTTTGATATTTTGGCATCCGTAGAAATAGACCCCATTCACTGCGGAGTTCATGAATATAATTTTCCCCATTGGACAATTCTTTGTGCTAACATCTCCCAGATTACAGCAGCAGAAATTCGGGAACAATCAGCTATTGGCAAGAAACCCATTGATGTTGTTTTTGGCGGGCCTCCTTGTCAAGGATTTTCCGTGATTGGCAAACGTGCTCTAGACGATCCTCGCAACGGATTGGTTTACCATTTTATCCGTCTAGTTGCCGATCTGCAACCTAAATTTTTTGTCATGGAAAATGTTAAAGGCATGGCGATCGGACCCCATCGTTTATTTATTGAAGAAATTATCGAAAAGTTTGCCTACCATGATTATCAAGTCCAGAATAGAGTCTTAAATGCTCGTGATTATGGCGTGCCTCAAAACCGAGAACGACTCTTTTTACTCGGATGTCGTCAAGATTTATCCCCTCCCCAGTTTCCCCTACCCTTAACCCAATTCACCTTAACTCAGACGAGCAATAACGCTCCTTATTTTGATTCTCATCCGACCGTTAAAGATGCCATTGGAGGACTGCCTAAACTCTACCGATATCCGGAGTTAGAAACCAGGGATTGGGTGAAAGCTGCTTTTAGAAACTATAGTCAGTATGGTAAACTCTTACATGGGATGTTAAGGTTAGTCGATGATTATTCTTATACGCGAAAGTACGATAAAACCCTGCTAACCTCTAGCTTAAAAACTCATCATACTCCCAAATCCATCCAGCGATTTAAGGCAACAAAACCGGGAAAAATTGAACCGATTAGTCGTTTTTTGAGATTAGATCCCAAGGGACTTTGTAATACATTAAGAGCCGGTACACCTAGCGATCGCGGCGGCTATACGTCTCCCCGCCCCATCCATCCCTTTGAGCCTCGATGTATTACGGTTCGCGAAGCTGCCAGACTCCATTCTTACCCTGACTGGTTTCGATTTCATCGCACCAAATGGCACGGATTTCGACAAGTGGGGAATTCAGTCCCCCCTTTTTTAGCTAAAGCAGTCGCAGCAGAAATTTGCAAAGTTTTAGGCTATTCTCCCGTTCGTCCGCGCAAAACGATTCAACTCGATCGCACCCATTTATTAGAATGGGATAGTACTAAAGCAGCTCGTTCTATCCAATCTAGGAAAAGTCCATAG
- a CDS encoding SAM-dependent methyltransferase, which yields MAMQLDRVVPFGRSLDEYTKLFNLTESDLQKKILSVADGPASFNAEGTAKGYQIQSIDPLYCFSAKEIQDQFYAVVDDVIDQVKRSAKDWIWSYHQSPQDLRQNRERALQLFSQDYEQGKAEGRYEIGELPHLRYADLEYELGLCSHFLFLYSDHFNQELHLQSIQELLRVCTEVRIFPLLTLNLERSPYLPLVLDTLDYQGYNCQIQTVEYQLQRGGNQMLKITRKSK from the coding sequence ATGGCCATGCAATTAGATCGAGTCGTTCCCTTTGGGCGGTCACTTGATGAATATACGAAACTTTTCAACTTAACAGAATCTGACTTACAAAAAAAGATACTCAGCGTTGCAGATGGGCCAGCTAGTTTCAATGCAGAAGGGACTGCTAAAGGATATCAGATCCAATCTATCGATCCCCTCTATTGCTTTAGCGCCAAAGAGATTCAAGATCAATTTTATGCAGTCGTTGATGATGTTATTGACCAAGTTAAGCGCAGTGCCAAGGATTGGATTTGGAGTTATCATCAATCGCCCCAAGACTTAAGGCAAAATCGAGAAAGAGCCTTGCAATTATTTAGTCAAGATTATGAACAGGGAAAAGCCGAAGGTCGCTATGAAATCGGCGAACTGCCACACTTAAGGTATGCCGATCTCGAATATGAGTTGGGTTTATGTTCCCACTTCTTATTTTTGTATTCTGACCACTTTAATCAAGAGCTTCATCTCCAATCTATCCAGGAACTCTTAAGAGTTTGCACAGAAGTCCGAATTTTCCCGTTACTTACGTTGAATTTAGAGCGATCGCCCTATCTTCCACTTGTTCTAGACACCTTAGACTATCAAGGCTATAATTGTCAAATTCAGACCGTTGAATACCAATTACAGCGTGGCGGTAATCAAATGCTCAAAATCACTCGAAAATCCAAATAA
- the pbpC gene encoding penicillin-binding protein 1C, which produces MQHWRKLWHGKYKFPFRLILGVILLALTLRSVPYLIPIRAQDIAQTDGAITFEDRYGLPLGTLLTRDQDHTMVVSLDEMSPYFIQAIIAAEDKRYYQHGSVDVIAVSRAILETLQAREIVSGASTITMQLARMLHPTPRTLPNKVGEIWTSWRLSAGMDKDTLLAAYINRLPMGSNLYGVETAARTYFGLPAAELNLAQATLLASLPNDPIDLDPYYHWQALKTRQRYVLERMVADKMVTAIEAERAYTEQVYLRSRQQGILAAPHFLFWVSQQLPTTDGGTIRTTLDSALQQFVATQVQQVVAALAPKQVHHAAALVIDNHTGEVLAYVGSPNYFNDSLQGQNDGVQALRQPGSTLKPFLYQLALEQQVIRPQTILADVPTTYAIPGAKLYKPVDYSETFLGPVRVRLALANSLNVPAVRVLEQVGVPVFLKHLQKLGFTHLSQDPEYYGLGLTLGSGEVSLWELAAAYLRVAHQGKAVPLVTYFGEETEQLEGTPEPTSWELVRDMLGDRHARATAFGVDSVLNLPFPAAVKTGTSSDYRDTWTVGFSTDYTVATWVGNFDGTAMQQVSGVMGAAPLWHRIMQQLHETREPAYFSPPSSLIQHPICAVTGQIVQENLSQLEPDVGAGLFTSSSINPMAGEPAPTESLSTTSDSNFNCPSAIVLEYLYPQDIEISNSQNQPAELPPEYNEWLSQQPQNQWQGQLRIVFPENDDYFLLAPQAKQDNRLEFKLAGKLEEPVEWWLNGERIATSQLNSLFWNMKLGSWELEVKTVGGEERDRIIFQVQEAPHKSTRRGFSIAD; this is translated from the coding sequence ATGCAACACTGGCGTAAATTATGGCATGGAAAATATAAATTTCCCTTCCGCCTGATTCTAGGTGTAATTTTACTTGCCTTAACCCTCCGTTCTGTGCCTTATCTCATCCCTATTCGTGCCCAAGATATTGCTCAAACCGATGGTGCAATAACGTTTGAAGACCGCTATGGACTGCCTTTGGGAACCCTGCTTACCCGCGACCAAGACCATACGATGGTGGTTTCTCTGGATGAGATGTCCCCGTATTTTATTCAAGCGATTATTGCGGCGGAAGATAAGCGCTATTATCAGCATGGTTCGGTGGATGTTATTGCGGTTTCTCGTGCTATTTTAGAAACACTTCAAGCTAGAGAAATAGTGAGCGGAGCCTCGACTATTACGATGCAACTGGCGCGGATGCTCCATCCGACTCCCCGTACTCTCCCCAATAAAGTGGGTGAAATTTGGACATCCTGGCGCTTAAGTGCGGGTATGGATAAGGATACTCTGCTGGCTGCGTATATTAACCGACTGCCCATGGGGAGTAACTTGTATGGGGTGGAAACTGCGGCTCGTACTTATTTTGGTCTTCCGGCTGCGGAGTTGAATTTGGCTCAAGCGACTCTGCTTGCATCTCTACCGAATGACCCTATCGACCTCGACCCCTACTACCATTGGCAAGCGTTGAAAACTCGGCAGCGCTATGTTTTAGAGCGGATGGTGGCGGATAAGATGGTTACGGCTATAGAGGCAGAACGGGCGTATACTGAACAAGTTTATCTGCGATCGCGACAACAGGGAATTCTCGCCGCCCCCCATTTCCTCTTCTGGGTTTCCCAGCAGCTCCCCACCACTGACGGGGGAACCATCCGCACCACCCTAGATAGCGCCCTACAGCAATTCGTCGCCACCCAAGTGCAGCAAGTGGTTGCCGCTCTCGCCCCCAAACAAGTCCACCATGCAGCCGCCCTCGTCATCGATAATCATACTGGAGAAGTCCTTGCCTATGTGGGGTCCCCCAACTACTTTAACGATAGTCTGCAAGGGCAAAATGATGGCGTGCAAGCCTTGCGCCAACCGGGTTCAACCCTGAAACCATTCCTCTACCAATTGGCTCTAGAGCAACAGGTTATCCGCCCCCAAACCATCCTTGCTGACGTGCCCACCACTTATGCCATTCCTGGCGCTAAACTATACAAACCTGTGGATTATAGCGAAACCTTTTTAGGGCCGGTGCGAGTGCGTTTAGCCCTGGCTAACTCCCTGAATGTGCCTGCCGTGCGCGTATTGGAACAAGTGGGGGTTCCAGTGTTCCTCAAACATTTACAGAAACTGGGATTTACCCATCTGAGCCAAGATCCAGAATACTATGGATTAGGGTTAACCTTGGGCAGTGGAGAGGTGAGTTTATGGGAGTTGGCAGCCGCCTATCTGAGAGTGGCGCATCAAGGTAAAGCCGTGCCTTTAGTTACCTATTTTGGCGAAGAAACAGAACAGCTAGAGGGCACGCCAGAACCGACCTCTTGGGAACTGGTGAGGGATATGTTGGGCGATCGCCATGCCCGTGCCACGGCTTTTGGGGTAGACTCTGTATTAAACTTGCCCTTTCCTGCGGCCGTCAAAACCGGAACATCTTCCGATTATCGCGATACCTGGACCGTCGGCTTTAGCACAGATTATACCGTCGCCACCTGGGTAGGAAACTTCGATGGAACTGCTATGCAGCAAGTCTCTGGAGTCATGGGGGCAGCTCCCCTCTGGCATCGGATTATGCAACAGTTACACGAAACTAGAGAACCGGCATATTTTTCACCTCCATCGAGTTTAATTCAGCACCCCATTTGTGCAGTTACCGGACAAATTGTTCAGGAGAATTTATCTCAATTGGAACCGGATGTAGGGGCGGGTTTATTTACATCGTCGTCTATCAACCCAATGGCTGGTGAACCCGCCCCTACGGAATCTTTGTCTACAACATCTGACTCTAATTTTAATTGTCCTTCTGCAATTGTTTTAGAATACCTGTATCCGCAAGATATCGAAATATCCAATTCTCAAAACCAGCCCGCAGAACTGCCTCCAGAATATAATGAATGGCTCTCCCAACAGCCCCAAAATCAATGGCAAGGACAACTCAGAATTGTCTTTCCAGAAAATGATGATTATTTCTTGCTTGCGCCCCAAGCCAAGCAAGACAATCGACTAGAATTTAAATTAGCGGGTAAACTAGAAGAACCGGTAGAATGGTGGTTAAATGGTGAAAGAATAGCCACAAGCCAATTGAATTCCTTATTTTGGAATATGAAACTGGGCAGTTGGGAACTCGAAGTTAAAACAGTAGGAGGAGAAGAGCGCGATCGCATTATTTTTCAAGTCCAAGAAGCACCGCACAAATCAACCCGTCGCGGCTTCTCCATAGCCGATTAA
- a CDS encoding GNAT family N-acetyltransferase: MINYRPAELTDLEIILQLVQEFHHSEKLDFDEKLDAQALEQLISDSSLGELFLIQQDDEIIGYVIVAWGYSLEFRGRDAFIDEFYLRSQYRQQGIGTQTLSFVEKTCQELGIQAVHLEVDFENPDAQRLYHRVGYQRHHRFLMTKIL, translated from the coding sequence ATGATTAATTATAGACCGGCAGAGCTAACTGATTTAGAGATCATTTTACAACTGGTTCAAGAATTTCATCACAGTGAGAAACTGGATTTTGATGAAAAACTAGATGCTCAAGCTTTAGAACAGTTAATCAGCGATTCATCTTTAGGAGAACTTTTCCTGATTCAACAAGATGATGAAATCATTGGCTATGTTATTGTAGCTTGGGGTTATAGTTTGGAATTCAGAGGAAGAGATGCGTTTATCGATGAATTTTATCTCAGATCCCAGTACCGTCAACAGGGGATTGGGACTCAAACTCTATCATTTGTAGAAAAGACCTGTCAAGAGTTAGGAATACAAGCCGTTCATCTAGAAGTTGATTTTGAAAATCCTGATGCACAACGTCTTTATCACCGAGTTGGATATCAACGTCATCACCGTTTTTTGATGACGAAAATACTCTAG
- a CDS encoding GIY-YIG nuclease family protein, protein MKGDRNLLQLPHIPLQTKELLPESSGIYYVLDETQKVWYIGQAKNICKRWKGKTHHRIDQLEAQKKTQFTIYYELVSKDKLDEVEKQRIAKYHPHLNESPVKSKKVLPTETLLRETLVAISDFAFILGIEPPRKDIVDSDYDYWWFHKKLLSLDIIHISIDITAFKEKYNFSLGDGKENPLIKASLNSRKTYSSNWESVRYIDVYRLYVNGYAIELHVYDYFYYQEKTQEIRKYHDAKLAGISIKAVTPESLSQMQSETDRQYFHSRLFQRMRPYDADLIGILFNDPIDEDKIKNKITTIREDYKTGKRGYGSRSKKSGTTTVKDLLHKRHIDPQKYSNEGAFRFLRGTDKIGLFVKSFSTDLKRPYKHEKYQWYNDPEDVWHERDLYNSASGYIDYQKIEANSCKFETLYLLASVDRQSWLLVEEYLQDFASVNRLDNGVGYITKFHISPRKWLVPAKVNIKILEVGSGFGIPFGPSDEFPTFEAAKEEIKRRLQASDLPEMKLTFQREKVT, encoded by the coding sequence ATGAAAGGCGATCGCAATCTTCTCCAACTCCCCCACATCCCCCTACAAACCAAAGAGTTACTTCCAGAGTCCTCCGGGATCTATTACGTTTTGGATGAAACCCAGAAGGTATGGTACATTGGCCAAGCCAAAAACATCTGTAAACGCTGGAAAGGTAAAACCCATCATCGCATCGATCAACTTGAAGCGCAGAAGAAAACACAATTTACCATTTACTATGAGTTGGTGAGTAAAGATAAACTTGATGAAGTAGAAAAGCAGCGCATTGCAAAATATCATCCTCACTTAAACGAGAGTCCAGTCAAATCCAAAAAAGTATTACCCACCGAAACCCTCTTACGAGAAACCCTAGTCGCTATTTCCGATTTTGCCTTCATCCTTGGTATTGAACCTCCCCGCAAAGATATTGTCGATTCAGATTATGATTATTGGTGGTTTCACAAGAAGTTATTATCCCTGGATATCATTCACATTTCTATAGATATAACTGCCTTCAAAGAAAAATATAATTTCAGTCTTGGGGATGGAAAAGAAAACCCCTTGATCAAGGCATCATTGAATTCTCGTAAAACCTATAGTTCCAATTGGGAATCAGTCCGTTATATCGATGTCTATCGTTTATATGTCAATGGCTACGCAATAGAACTGCATGTGTATGATTATTTCTACTATCAAGAAAAAACACAAGAAATTCGCAAATATCATGATGCTAAGTTAGCGGGAATATCCATAAAAGCGGTAACCCCTGAATCCTTAAGTCAAATGCAGTCAGAAACTGATAGACAATACTTTCATAGTCGCTTATTTCAGAGAATGAGACCTTATGATGCGGATTTGATCGGAATTTTGTTTAATGACCCCATTGATGAAGATAAAATCAAAAACAAAATAACCACCATACGTGAAGATTATAAAACAGGTAAGCGAGGCTATGGCAGCCGCTCCAAAAAGTCAGGTACTACAACGGTAAAAGATCTGTTGCACAAACGACATATCGACCCACAAAAATATAGTAACGAGGGTGCATTTCGCTTTCTTCGTGGCACTGATAAAATTGGCTTGTTTGTCAAAAGCTTTTCCACTGATTTAAAAAGACCTTACAAGCATGAGAAATATCAATGGTATAACGACCCCGAAGATGTATGGCATGAACGTGACCTCTACAATAGTGCATCTGGATATATCGATTATCAAAAAATAGAGGCTAATTCATGCAAGTTTGAAACGCTGTATCTTCTAGCCAGCGTTGACCGTCAATCATGGCTATTAGTCGAAGAATATCTACAGGATTTTGCCTCTGTCAATCGCTTGGATAATGGAGTCGGGTATATCACTAAATTTCATATCTCTCCCCGTAAATGGTTAGTGCCTGCGAAAGTGAATATCAAAATCCTAGAAGTCGGTTCTGGTTTTGGTATCCCCTTTGGCCCCAGTGATGAATTTCCCACCTTTGAAGCAGCCAAAGAAGAAATTAAGCGTCGTTTGCAAGCCTCGGACTTACCCGAAATGAAGTTAACCTTTCAGCGAGAAAAGGTAACTTAA
- a CDS encoding methylated-DNA--[protein]-cysteine S-methyltransferase has product MQNEDYTRIAEAIAFMRQHHLNQPDLARVAQHIGLSKYHFQRLFTQWAGISPKRFLQYLTVEYAKSQIQQSKNLLDLTSDIGLSSPGRLHDLFVTLEAMSPGEFKAGGAGLHIAYDFYPTQFSLSLIATTPRGVCNLYFLAETERKQAEQILRKSWPNSEIIRDKDATEPLFQQIFHSEPLNHAQQPLALLVKGTNFQIQVWRALLNIPFAQITSYQTIANTIGRPTAVRAVANAIGKNPISYLIPCHRVIRQSGELGGYRWGLERKSAMMGWEASYSASRGNR; this is encoded by the coding sequence ATGCAGAATGAAGATTATACTCGTATTGCTGAGGCGATCGCCTTTATGCGTCAACATCACTTAAATCAACCCGATTTAGCCCGTGTCGCTCAACATATTGGACTCAGTAAATATCACTTTCAACGACTATTTACTCAATGGGCAGGCATTAGCCCAAAACGGTTTTTGCAGTATCTAACCGTTGAATATGCAAAATCACAAATTCAGCAGTCTAAAAACTTACTCGATTTAACCTCAGATATCGGTTTATCCAGCCCCGGACGATTGCACGACTTATTTGTAACCTTAGAAGCTATGTCTCCTGGAGAATTCAAAGCCGGTGGAGCCGGTTTGCACATTGCATACGATTTTTATCCCACTCAGTTTAGTTTATCTCTAATTGCCACCACTCCTCGTGGCGTTTGTAATCTATATTTTTTAGCGGAAACCGAACGAAAACAAGCAGAACAGATATTACGAAAATCTTGGCCAAATTCTGAAATTATCCGAGATAAAGATGCGACTGAACCCCTATTTCAACAAATTTTTCACTCAGAACCTTTGAACCATGCCCAACAACCCTTAGCTCTCTTAGTTAAAGGCACTAACTTTCAAATTCAAGTGTGGCGAGCGCTATTGAATATTCCCTTTGCCCAGATAACCAGTTATCAAACCATTGCCAATACAATCGGTCGTCCAACAGCAGTTAGAGCGGTAGCCAATGCGATCGGTAAAAATCCCATTTCTTATTTAATTCCCTGTCATCGCGTCATTCGACAATCAGGAGAATTGGGGGGTTATCGCTGGGGATTAGAGCGCAAGAGCGCCATGATGGGTTGGGAAGCCAGCTATAGCGCTTCGCGCGGTAATAGGTAA